A window from Gottschalkiaceae bacterium SANA encodes these proteins:
- the rsmH gene encoding 16S rRNA (cytosine(1402)-N(4))-methyltransferase RsmH gives MEFSHISVLLNETIDGLNIKPDGLYVDGTMGGAGHTREIAKRLTTGRVIGVDQDPDAIRNAKEMGIEDDGRICVVENNFKNIKIVLKRLGIEKIDGMILDLGVSSHQFDTTDRGFSYMYDAKLDMRMSQSGLSAWDIVNTYEESRLADVIFQYGEERYARRIARRIVERRQEATIDSTLALVEVIRSAMPGQALRSKIHPARRTFQALRIEVNNELGLLRQALENIVDVLKPGGRICVITFHSLEDRIVKETFKYMQQDCICPKEFPVCKCDKQQEVKIITRKPIIPSDAEIEGNRRSRSAKLRVAEKMEVEK, from the coding sequence ATGGAATTTTCACATATTAGTGTACTTTTAAATGAAACAATTGATGGATTGAATATTAAACCGGATGGGCTTTATGTTGACGGGACTATGGGCGGAGCGGGGCATACCAGAGAAATTGCCAAGCGTTTGACGACGGGTCGAGTCATCGGAGTCGATCAGGATCCGGATGCCATTCGAAATGCTAAGGAAATGGGAATTGAAGATGATGGACGTATCTGTGTCGTTGAAAACAATTTTAAAAATATCAAGATTGTCTTGAAACGATTAGGTATTGAAAAAATTGATGGTATGATTCTGGATTTGGGTGTTTCTTCTCATCAATTCGATACAACAGATCGAGGCTTTTCATATATGTATGATGCGAAATTAGATATGCGTATGTCTCAGTCGGGATTGAGCGCATGGGATATTGTCAACACCTATGAAGAGAGTCGATTAGCAGATGTGATTTTCCAATATGGAGAAGAACGCTATGCGAGACGGATTGCTAGACGGATTGTAGAGAGACGTCAAGAGGCGACCATCGATAGTACCTTGGCTCTGGTTGAGGTAATCCGTTCGGCTATGCCGGGTCAGGCCTTAAGAAGCAAGATTCATCCCGCGAGAAGAACCTTTCAAGCCCTGAGAATAGAAGTAAACAATGAACTAGGCCTCTTGCGCCAAGCTCTTGAAAATATTGTTGATGTTTTAAAGCCCGGGGGCCGAATTTGTGTAATTACCTTTCATTCGCTAGAGGATCGCATTGTTAAGGAAACCTTTAAATACATGCAACAAGATTGTATTTGTCCAAAGGAATTTCCAGTTTGCAAATGTGACAAGCAACAAGAGGTGAAAATTATTACAAGGAAACCGATTATCCCTTCGGACGCAGAAATTGAGGGGAATCGACGATCACGAAGCGCGAAACTTAGGGTTGCTGAAAAAATGGAGGTCGAGAAATGA
- the mraZ gene encoding division/cell wall cluster transcriptional repressor MraZ has translation MIFMFIGEYQHGLDAKGRIIIPSKFRAALDEHFVITRGLDQCLFVYPKKEWETFEEKLKALPLTKRDARAFTRFFFSGANECEFDKQGRILIPNNLREYAEIEKDAVVIGVANRVEIWSKKSWEAYNQSDLLSSDSIALKMEELGI, from the coding sequence GTGATTTTTATGTTTATTGGCGAATATCAGCATGGTTTGGATGCAAAAGGGCGGATTATTATTCCATCTAAATTTCGCGCTGCGCTGGATGAACATTTTGTCATTACCCGAGGTCTTGATCAATGTCTGTTTGTCTATCCAAAGAAGGAATGGGAAACATTTGAGGAAAAATTAAAAGCTTTACCTTTAACAAAGAGGGATGCACGCGCCTTCACACGATTTTTCTTTTCTGGAGCGAATGAATGTGAATTTGATAAGCAGGGACGTATTTTAATTCCCAATAACCTGAGGGAATATGCAGAGATAGAGAAAGACGCCGTGGTCATTGGAGTGGCAAACCGTGTTGAAATTTGGTCTAAGAAATCTTGGGAAGCCTATAATCAATCGGACTTATTGAGTTCTGACAGCATCGCATTAAAAATGGAAGAATTGGGGATATAA
- the ychF gene encoding redox-regulated ATPase YchF, which translates to MKLGIVGLPNVGKSTLFNAITAAGAESANYPFCTIEPNVGTVAVPDPRLTVLSEIYQSKKIVPTAIEFYDIAGLVKGASNGEGLGNKFLSHIREVESIVHVVRCFEDENITHVEGSIDPIRDIEIIELELILSDLEMIERRVTKTEKLAKSDKNLLGELDLLKRIQDTLADEQPARSLNLDDDERLSLRGFNLLTSKPVLYVCNVSEDDLADGNAFVQLVQDRAAKENAEVITICGKIESEIAELDEDEKHEFLEELGLAESGLDKLVRASYTLLGLISYLTSGVQETRAWTIKRGTKAPQAAGKIHSDIERGFIRAEIIHFDKLVECGSRVKAKELGLLQVEGKEYVMKDGDVVEFRFNV; encoded by the coding sequence TTGAAACTAGGAATTGTTGGCCTACCCAATGTAGGAAAGAGTACTTTATTTAATGCAATCACCGCCGCTGGCGCAGAATCTGCAAATTATCCGTTTTGCACAATAGAACCCAATGTCGGAACCGTCGCAGTGCCCGATCCGCGACTGACAGTATTATCTGAGATCTATCAATCGAAAAAAATTGTACCAACGGCTATCGAATTTTACGATATTGCCGGTCTGGTAAAAGGGGCTAGCAACGGTGAGGGCCTTGGCAATAAATTTTTATCCCATATACGTGAAGTTGAGTCAATCGTCCATGTCGTACGTTGTTTCGAGGATGAAAATATAACCCATGTAGAAGGAAGCATCGATCCAATTCGTGACATTGAGATCATCGAATTAGAATTGATCTTGTCCGATTTGGAAATGATTGAACGACGTGTCACCAAGACTGAAAAATTAGCCAAATCCGATAAAAACTTGCTTGGTGAGCTGGATCTTTTGAAACGAATTCAAGATACGCTTGCAGATGAGCAACCTGCACGTAGCCTGAACCTCGACGATGATGAAAGACTGAGTCTGCGTGGCTTTAATCTCCTCACATCAAAACCTGTTCTATATGTGTGTAATGTCTCGGAAGATGATTTGGCAGATGGCAATGCTTTTGTTCAATTGGTCCAAGACCGTGCGGCAAAAGAAAATGCTGAAGTCATTACGATCTGCGGCAAGATTGAATCAGAAATCGCAGAGTTGGACGAGGATGAAAAACATGAATTTTTAGAAGAGTTAGGGCTGGCAGAATCCGGTCTCGACAAATTGGTTCGTGCCAGTTATACACTTCTCGGTCTTATTTCCTACTTAACATCAGGTGTGCAAGAAACCCGTGCTTGGACCATCAAACGAGGCACCAAAGCACCACAGGCTGCCGGGAAAATTCATTCTGATATCGAACGTGGTTTTATTCGCGCCGAAATCATTCATTTTGACAAATTAGTCGAATGTGGATCAAGAGTGAAGGCCAAAGAACTTGGACTCTTGCAAGTTGAAGGAAAAGAATACGTAATGAAAGACGGCGATGTTGTTGAATTTCGATTCAATGTATAA
- the lgt gene encoding prolipoprotein diacylglyceryl transferase → MDRIAFEIFGISVMWYGVLIAFGMALGILLALRRAKKVGFLEDDLLNVLLIAIPSGIVGARIYYVVFNWSAYRGNLAKMLDVRGGGLAIHGGLIAAIFVAWLYCKRKQISILEILDITAPSIILAQAIGRWGNFINQEAHGGPTDLPWGILVDGVRVHPTFLYESFWNLAVFFILVLLRDRVFKRNGQTIGAYMVLYSLGRVWIEGLRTDSLMLGPFRVAQLVSFGMIALGVFLYVRGKEKSLEIK, encoded by the coding sequence ATGGACCGAATAGCCTTTGAAATTTTTGGAATTTCTGTGATGTGGTATGGTGTTTTGATTGCATTCGGAATGGCATTGGGGATCTTGCTCGCCTTGCGAAGGGCAAAGAAAGTTGGATTTCTGGAAGATGATTTGCTTAATGTATTGTTGATCGCAATCCCAAGTGGAATCGTGGGCGCGCGAATTTATTATGTCGTGTTCAATTGGTCGGCGTATCGTGGAAATTTAGCAAAAATGCTAGATGTGCGTGGTGGTGGATTGGCCATTCACGGTGGTTTGATTGCTGCAATTTTCGTTGCATGGCTTTATTGTAAGCGAAAGCAAATTTCGATTCTTGAAATATTGGATATTACCGCGCCAAGCATAATCTTGGCTCAAGCGATTGGGCGTTGGGGAAATTTTATTAACCAAGAAGCCCACGGGGGACCGACGGATTTGCCTTGGGGTATTTTGGTTGACGGGGTGCGTGTGCATCCGACTTTTTTGTATGAGTCGTTTTGGAATTTAGCCGTATTTTTTATTTTGGTTCTGCTGCGTGATCGGGTATTTAAAAGAAATGGTCAAACCATTGGTGCCTATATGGTATTATATTCTTTGGGCCGTGTTTGGATTGAAGGTTTGAGAACGGATAGTTTAATGCTTGGACCGTTTCGGGTAGCACAATTGGTTTCGTTTGGAATGATTGCCCTTGGTGTCTTTCTGTATGTGAGAGGAAAAGAAAAATCGTTGGAAATCAAATAA